The following proteins are encoded in a genomic region of Streptomyces lunaelactis:
- a CDS encoding AI-2E family transporter — protein sequence MTERTDPQHSGEPTAQRRLRIRAARRTPRGPARTAARSGTEHGGHGGTGGTGAGADTGVEPRVSPVLRTSAAYAWRLLVVGTLVYAVFSLLGRFHEIAVAVFLGLVVTAMLRPVAGLLARRLPRPLAVAVALLASIALVLGILAFVGETVAGERAVLEREFGAGIGRIERWLEQPPFRLNPEALTDIQGRIGRFLSDHRSTLISTALSGSRRLVEVLTVLALALFCSVFFMNSGDRQWGWFCAQLPMSVRDRVAVAGRAGWRTFTGYTHGIVLVAAINAVLVGVALWALGVPLAVPLALLEFFAAFIPLIGSPIALAVAAVVALASEGPLIAAVVVALIVVIGQIEGHLLHPIVMSWAVSLHPVVVALSVIGGAIAAGVVGAVVAVPLVSVIWSARQALRRTPEQDLANRTMGKARATQDG from the coding sequence ATGACCGAACGAACCGATCCACAGCACAGCGGCGAGCCGACGGCGCAGCGGCGGCTCCGGATCCGGGCGGCGCGCCGCACCCCGCGCGGCCCGGCCCGCACCGCTGCCCGCTCCGGCACAGAGCACGGCGGGCACGGCGGGACGGGCGGGACGGGCGCGGGCGCGGACACGGGTGTCGAACCGCGGGTGTCCCCGGTACTGCGGACCTCCGCCGCCTACGCCTGGCGGCTCCTGGTGGTGGGCACCCTCGTGTACGCCGTCTTCTCGCTGCTGGGGCGCTTTCACGAAATCGCCGTGGCCGTCTTTCTCGGTCTGGTCGTCACGGCGATGCTCCGGCCGGTGGCCGGTCTGCTGGCCCGCCGGCTGCCGCGGCCGCTCGCCGTCGCCGTGGCGCTGCTCGCCAGCATCGCCCTCGTCCTCGGCATCCTGGCCTTCGTCGGCGAGACGGTCGCCGGTGAGCGTGCCGTACTGGAGCGGGAGTTCGGGGCCGGGATCGGCAGGATCGAGCGCTGGCTGGAGCAGCCTCCGTTCCGGCTGAACCCGGAGGCGCTGACGGACATCCAGGGGCGGATCGGGCGGTTCCTGTCCGATCACCGGTCCACGCTGATCAGCACCGCTCTCAGTGGCAGCCGCCGGCTGGTGGAAGTGCTGACCGTGCTGGCGCTCGCGCTGTTCTGCTCGGTCTTCTTCATGAACTCGGGCGACCGGCAGTGGGGCTGGTTCTGCGCTCAACTGCCGATGTCGGTCCGGGACCGGGTGGCGGTGGCGGGCCGGGCGGGCTGGCGGACGTTCACCGGGTACACCCACGGCATCGTGCTGGTGGCGGCCATCAACGCCGTACTGGTCGGTGTGGCCCTGTGGGCTCTCGGTGTGCCGCTGGCCGTGCCCCTGGCGCTGCTCGAGTTCTTCGCCGCCTTCATCCCGCTGATCGGCTCGCCCATCGCGCTGGCCGTCGCGGCGGTGGTGGCGCTGGCGTCCGAGGGGCCGCTGATCGCTGCCGTCGTCGTCGCGCTGATCGTCGTCATCGGCCAGATCGAGGGGCATTTGCTGCACCCGATCGTGATGAGCTGGGCCGTCAGTCTGCACCCGGTGGTGGTCGCGCTCTCGGTCATCGGCGGAGCCATCGCGGCGGGAGTGGTGGGCGCGGTGGTGGCCGTACCGCTGGTGTCCGTCATCTGGTCGGCCCGTCAGGCCCTGCGCAGGACACCCGAGCAGGACCTCGCCAACAGGACCATGGGCAAGGCCCGGGCCACCCAGGACGGGTGA
- a CDS encoding S1 family peptidase, with protein sequence MKHRRIPKRKAAIAGGAVAALVAAGVTFQSANASDNTEQFTVKPLTAVAAGNLASTLSKDLGADAAGTYYDADAKSLVVNVVNEVAAQTVREAGGKARIVENTLGELKSARLTLTTKATIPGTSWAVNPVTNKVVVTADRTVTGAELTKLSAVVKGLGGKAELKKSAGEFKPLIAGGDAIHSGGGRCSLGFNVVKDGEPHFITAGHCGQAGSDWSDSAGGAAIGSMADSQFPGNDFALVKYSGSSEHPSEVNLYNGSSQAITKAGEATVGMAVQRSGSTTQVHDGEVTGLDATVNYGNGDIVEGLIQTNVCAEPGDSGGSLFAGDTAIGLTSGGSGDCSAGGETFFQPVPEALAAFGAEIG encoded by the coding sequence TTGAAGCACCGACGCATACCCAAAAGGAAGGCGGCCATCGCAGGCGGCGCGGTCGCCGCTCTCGTAGCCGCGGGCGTCACCTTCCAGAGTGCGAACGCCAGTGACAACACTGAGCAGTTCACCGTCAAGCCGCTGACCGCGGTTGCGGCCGGAAACCTTGCTTCCACCCTCAGCAAGGATCTGGGCGCCGACGCGGCCGGTACGTACTACGACGCCGACGCGAAGTCCCTCGTCGTGAACGTCGTCAACGAGGTGGCCGCCCAGACCGTCCGCGAGGCGGGCGGCAAGGCGAGAATCGTCGAGAACACCCTCGGCGAGCTGAAGAGCGCCCGGCTGACCCTCACCACCAAGGCGACCATCCCCGGCACCTCCTGGGCCGTGAACCCGGTCACCAACAAGGTGGTCGTCACCGCCGACCGTACGGTCACGGGCGCTGAGCTGACCAAGCTCAGCGCGGTGGTCAAGGGTCTCGGCGGCAAGGCCGAACTGAAGAAGTCCGCCGGGGAGTTCAAGCCCCTCATCGCGGGCGGCGACGCGATCCACTCGGGCGGCGGACGCTGCTCGCTCGGCTTCAACGTCGTCAAGGACGGCGAGCCGCACTTCATCACCGCCGGTCACTGCGGGCAGGCCGGCAGCGACTGGTCCGACTCCGCGGGCGGTGCGGCGATCGGCTCGATGGCCGACTCGCAGTTCCCCGGCAACGACTTCGCGCTGGTCAAGTACAGCGGCAGCAGCGAGCACCCGAGCGAGGTGAACCTGTACAACGGCAGCTCGCAGGCGATCACCAAGGCGGGCGAGGCGACCGTCGGCATGGCGGTGCAGCGCAGCGGCTCCACCACCCAGGTGCACGACGGTGAGGTCACCGGGCTCGACGCCACGGTCAACTACGGCAACGGCGACATCGTCGAGGGCCTCATCCAGACCAACGTCTGTGCCGAGCCCGGCGACAGCGGCGGCTCGCTCTTCGCGGGCGACACCGCGATCGGCCTGACCTCGGGCGGCAGCGGCGACTGCTCCGCGGGCGGCGAGACCTTCTTCCAGCCGGTACCGGAGGCGCTCGCGGCCTTCGGCGCCGAGATCGGCTGA
- a CDS encoding slipin family protein, translating to MVEALVTAGALVASAGVVYVMAAARVVKQYERGVVFRLGRLKSSVRGPGFTLIVPFVDRLAKVNMQIVTMPVPAQDGITRDNVTVRVDAVIYFKVVDASEAIVQVEDYRFAVSQMAQTSLRSIIGKSDLDDLLSNREKLNQGLELMIDSPAMGWGVQIDRVEIKDVSLPETMKRSMARQAEADRERRARVINADAELQASKKLAEAAEVMSDQPAALQLRLLQTVVAVAAEKNSTLVLPFPVELLRFLERAAPPQAGPPPVHPAVEQPPSESGPAAAKTGQD from the coding sequence ATGGTAGAGGCACTGGTGACGGCCGGCGCTCTTGTGGCGTCCGCCGGCGTCGTCTACGTGATGGCGGCCGCCCGCGTCGTCAAGCAGTACGAGCGGGGCGTGGTCTTCCGGCTCGGAAGGCTCAAGTCCTCGGTACGCGGGCCGGGCTTCACCCTGATCGTCCCCTTCGTGGACCGGCTGGCGAAGGTCAATATGCAGATCGTGACGATGCCGGTTCCCGCGCAGGACGGTATTACGCGGGACAACGTGACGGTGCGGGTGGACGCGGTGATCTATTTCAAGGTCGTCGACGCCTCCGAGGCGATCGTGCAGGTCGAGGACTATCGGTTCGCGGTCTCGCAGATGGCGCAGACGTCGCTGCGTTCGATCATCGGCAAGAGTGATCTGGATGATCTGCTGTCCAATCGCGAAAAGCTCAATCAGGGGCTGGAGTTGATGATCGACAGTCCGGCGATGGGGTGGGGTGTGCAGATCGACCGGGTGGAGATCAAGGACGTGTCCCTGCCGGAGACGATGAAGCGGTCGATGGCGCGGCAGGCGGAGGCGGACCGGGAGCGCCGGGCGCGGGTCATCAACGCCGACGCGGAGCTGCAGGCCTCCAAGAAGCTGGCCGAGGCGGCCGAGGTGATGTCGGACCAGCCCGCCGCCCTTCAACTGAGGCTGTTGCAGACGGTGGTCGCGGTCGCGGCCGAGAAGAACTCCACGCTGGTGCTGCCGTTCCCGGTCGAGCTGCTGCGCTTCCTCGAACGGGCGGCTCCGCCGCAGGCCGGACCGCCTCCGGTGCATCCCGCGGTGGAACAGCCGCCCTCGGAATCCGGTCCCGCAGCGGCGAAAACAGGACAGGACTAG
- a CDS encoding alpha/beta fold hydrolase has product MRRRLRATDGRHLMVERLGDPRGRPVFLLHGTPGSRLGPAPRGMVLYQRGTQLIAYDRPGYGGSDRLAGRSVADVAQDVRAIADELGLDRFAVVGRSGGAPHALACAALMPERITRTAALVTLAPRDADGLDWFEGMAASNVTEYTSASVDPAGMTERFILRSAEIRKDPIRLLDDLRRELTDSDRMVVADAGVRSMLLRNYQEALRTSAYGWIDDALAFCSPWGFDPAEIKGPVMLWHGEKDVFSPVGHSRWLAQRIPGVTAVLEPAAAHFDALHALPRILTWLLER; this is encoded by the coding sequence GTGCGACGTCGGCTGCGCGCGACGGACGGGCGGCATCTGATGGTCGAGCGACTGGGGGACCCGCGCGGCAGACCGGTCTTTCTGCTGCACGGCACCCCCGGCAGCCGACTGGGTCCGGCACCGCGCGGCATGGTGCTGTACCAGCGAGGTACGCAGCTGATCGCGTACGACCGCCCCGGCTACGGCGGTTCGGACCGGCTGGCGGGCCGCAGCGTCGCCGATGTGGCCCAGGACGTACGGGCGATAGCCGACGAGCTGGGCCTGGACCGGTTCGCCGTGGTGGGCCGCTCGGGGGGCGCCCCGCATGCGCTGGCCTGTGCCGCCCTGATGCCCGAGCGGATCACCCGTACCGCCGCTCTGGTCACGCTCGCCCCCAGGGACGCGGACGGACTCGACTGGTTCGAGGGCATGGCGGCCTCCAACGTCACGGAGTACACCTCCGCCTCGGTCGACCCGGCCGGGATGACGGAGCGGTTCATCCTGCGCTCCGCCGAGATCAGGAAGGACCCGATCCGGCTTCTGGACGATCTGCGCAGGGAACTGACCGACTCCGACCGGATGGTCGTGGCGGACGCGGGTGTCAGATCCATGCTCCTGCGCAACTACCAGGAGGCGCTGCGCACTTCGGCGTACGGCTGGATCGACGACGCGCTCGCCTTCTGCAGCCCCTGGGGCTTCGACCCCGCCGAGATCAAGGGCCCGGTGATGCTCTGGCACGGCGAGAAGGACGTCTTCTCACCCGTGGGTCACTCCCGCTGGCTCGCGCAGCGCATCCCGGGCGTGACGGCGGTACTGGAACCGGCCGCCGCGCACTTCGATGCGCTGCATGCGCTGCCGCGGATCCTGACCTGGCTGCTCGAGCGCTGA
- the fxsT gene encoding FxSxx-COOH system tetratricopeptide repeat protein codes for MTASREGRIVTFYSYKGGTGRTMALANVAWILAANGKRVLAVDWDLEAPGLHRFFHPFLDPSTLGATTGVIDLITEYAWAATSPEPRRDDWHLDYARIQPHAVSLTPESLGWEFPDGGTLDFVSAGKQNREYSATVSTFDWDNFYDRLGGGHFFDALRDDMKANYDYVLIDSRTGLSDIADICTVHLPDVLVDCFTLSDQSIDGAAAVARQIDERYGGRGIKIFPVPMRIDEGEKEKADAGRALARLKFDRFPSGLTGEEQTAYWGAVEIPYRPYYAYEETLATFGDEAGLTNSLLSAFERLTSVVTEQRITSMPQVGEEIRLRIRDAFTRRRPALPADLFLSYVAENRMWADWVESVLTRAGFRVVPRDVSVEREPVGTDALAAENAARTVVLLSSAYLKSARAVEVWSRAAAEDPGGGRRHLLPIRVGDVRLSTPYIDRNPVDLFRLDEMHAATALLRALDRPVQLPDSASPGPRFPGTVPKIWNAPPRNPGFTGRSVVLERMRDQLGGGMAVAAVLPQPQTLYGLGGVGKTQVALEYVHRFMADYDLVWWISSEQPDDVVAGLAELAVRLGAQGGEDMAAASAEAIDLLRRGVPSSRWLLVFDNADDPEQLKRFFPPQGPGHILVTSRNQTWSQYGDALPVDVFLREESIEHLQRRARGLTIEDADQVATAVGDLPLAVEQAAAWIAETATPVAAYLEQLREQAASVLALNQPAGYPEPVAATWNVSIQRLKERSPAAVRLLQLCAFFAPEPISANLLYSKEMIDALKPYDASLQEKLVLGRVIREIGRFALAKVDQVSNSIQVHRLVQAVIRAQLTEQEQRDARHAVHRVLAGARPDDDEPIDNPETWPRFATIWPHLGTSEARFCKEPETRRLMIDRVRYLWKRGDLNAAYTLADELREVWREMLGNDDLQYLYLRFHLSNILRSQGRYVEAKELDEVTLERQQAVLGTSHPHTYMTTSGLAMDLGTLGQYGKAMELATEAHEGFSQIFHESHPRTLAAANNLALNLRMVGQYAKAREIDQEVFDRRTEVLGPEHPYTLSSAMNLARDLREVGRYEDSVSVLSRTYDIYKEQLGRAFPGTLAAAKSLAVSLRRAGRTEDARRLTTATRNRYRAKYTSANPDSLSCDLNLAADLFAAGEPVAARDLAQEVVDQYMKVPGERHPYTLAALNNLGIFHWGCGAPEAAEQLLVKVSRTMQEVLGEAHPHALYSTINLANALADLGGLEEALEIEQRTVTRLREVLGSHHPEVLGIASNMSVTLGLLGRKDEAAHLRAETVDELQRLLGEEHALTRIARDERRVHRDLEPLAV; via the coding sequence ATGACAGCCAGTCGTGAGGGACGCATCGTCACCTTCTATTCGTACAAGGGAGGTACGGGCCGCACGATGGCCCTGGCCAATGTGGCCTGGATCCTGGCCGCGAACGGCAAGCGGGTCCTGGCGGTCGACTGGGACCTGGAAGCGCCCGGCCTGCACCGCTTCTTCCACCCCTTCCTGGACCCCTCGACGCTCGGCGCCACCACCGGGGTCATCGATCTGATCACCGAGTACGCCTGGGCCGCGACCAGCCCCGAGCCGCGCCGCGACGACTGGCACCTCGACTACGCGCGCATCCAGCCGCACGCGGTCTCCCTCACCCCCGAGAGCCTGGGCTGGGAGTTCCCCGACGGCGGCACGCTCGACTTCGTCTCCGCCGGCAAGCAGAACCGCGAGTACTCCGCGACCGTCTCCACCTTCGACTGGGACAACTTCTACGACCGGCTCGGCGGCGGCCACTTCTTCGACGCGCTGCGCGACGACATGAAGGCCAACTACGACTACGTCCTCATCGACAGCCGTACCGGACTCAGCGACATCGCCGACATCTGCACCGTTCATCTGCCCGACGTCCTGGTCGACTGCTTCACCCTCAGCGACCAGTCCATCGACGGCGCCGCCGCGGTGGCCCGGCAGATCGACGAGCGGTACGGCGGCCGCGGCATCAAGATCTTCCCGGTGCCGATGCGGATCGACGAGGGCGAGAAGGAGAAGGCGGACGCCGGACGCGCGCTGGCCCGGCTGAAGTTCGACCGCTTCCCCTCCGGGCTCACCGGCGAGGAACAGACCGCCTACTGGGGCGCGGTGGAGATTCCGTACCGCCCCTACTACGCGTACGAGGAGACCCTCGCCACCTTCGGCGACGAAGCAGGCCTGACCAACTCCCTGCTCTCCGCCTTCGAACGGCTCACCTCCGTCGTCACCGAGCAGCGCATCACCTCGATGCCGCAGGTCGGCGAGGAGATCAGGCTCCGGATCAGGGACGCCTTCACCCGCCGCCGTCCCGCGCTGCCCGCGGATCTCTTCCTCAGCTATGTGGCCGAGAACCGTATGTGGGCCGACTGGGTCGAGTCCGTCCTCACCCGGGCCGGCTTCCGCGTCGTGCCGCGGGATGTCTCGGTCGAGCGTGAACCGGTCGGCACGGACGCGCTCGCCGCCGAGAACGCCGCCCGCACCGTGGTGCTGCTGTCCAGCGCGTATCTCAAGTCCGCCCGTGCGGTGGAGGTCTGGTCGCGGGCCGCGGCCGAGGACCCCGGCGGCGGCCGCCGCCATCTGCTGCCGATCCGGGTCGGCGACGTCAGACTCAGCACCCCCTACATCGACCGCAACCCGGTCGATCTCTTCCGGCTCGACGAGATGCACGCCGCCACCGCGCTGCTGCGCGCGCTCGACCGCCCGGTCCAGCTCCCCGACAGCGCCTCGCCAGGACCGCGCTTCCCCGGCACCGTGCCGAAGATCTGGAACGCGCCGCCCCGCAACCCCGGATTCACCGGGCGTTCCGTGGTGCTCGAGCGGATGCGCGACCAGCTCGGCGGCGGCATGGCCGTGGCCGCGGTGCTGCCCCAGCCGCAGACCCTGTACGGACTCGGCGGCGTCGGCAAGACCCAGGTCGCGCTCGAGTACGTCCACCGCTTCATGGCCGACTACGACCTGGTGTGGTGGATCTCCTCCGAGCAGCCCGACGACGTGGTCGCAGGTCTCGCCGAACTCGCCGTCCGGCTCGGCGCCCAGGGCGGGGAGGACATGGCGGCCGCGTCCGCGGAGGCCATCGACCTGCTGCGGCGCGGAGTCCCGTCATCGCGCTGGCTGCTGGTCTTCGACAACGCCGACGACCCCGAGCAGCTCAAGCGGTTCTTCCCGCCGCAGGGACCCGGGCACATCCTGGTCACCTCCAGGAACCAGACCTGGTCGCAGTACGGGGACGCGCTGCCCGTCGACGTGTTCCTGCGCGAGGAGTCCATCGAGCACCTCCAGCGGCGCGCCCGCGGGCTGACCATCGAGGACGCCGACCAGGTCGCCACCGCGGTCGGCGATCTGCCGCTCGCCGTCGAACAGGCCGCGGCCTGGATCGCGGAGACCGCCACACCCGTCGCCGCGTATCTGGAGCAGCTCAGGGAACAGGCCGCGAGCGTTCTCGCGCTCAACCAGCCCGCCGGCTATCCCGAGCCGGTCGCCGCGACCTGGAACGTCTCCATCCAGCGGCTCAAGGAGCGTTCACCCGCCGCCGTGCGCCTCCTCCAGCTCTGCGCCTTCTTCGCACCCGAGCCGATATCCGCGAACCTCCTCTACAGCAAGGAGATGATCGACGCGCTCAAGCCGTACGACGCCTCGCTCCAGGAGAAGCTGGTGCTCGGCCGGGTCATCCGGGAGATCGGCCGGTTCGCCCTCGCCAAGGTCGACCAGGTCTCCAACAGCATCCAGGTGCACCGTCTGGTGCAGGCGGTCATCAGGGCGCAGCTGACCGAACAGGAGCAGCGGGACGCGCGGCACGCCGTCCACCGGGTCCTCGCGGGCGCGCGGCCCGACGACGACGAGCCGATCGACAACCCCGAGACCTGGCCGCGGTTCGCCACCATCTGGCCGCATCTCGGCACCTCCGAGGCCAGGTTCTGCAAGGAGCCGGAGACCCGTCGGCTGATGATCGACCGCGTGCGCTATCTGTGGAAGCGCGGTGACTTGAACGCGGCCTACACACTTGCCGACGAACTGCGCGAGGTCTGGCGGGAGATGCTCGGCAACGACGATCTCCAGTACCTCTACCTCCGCTTCCACCTCTCCAACATCCTTCGCTCACAAGGCCGTTATGTGGAGGCGAAGGAGCTGGACGAGGTCACCCTGGAGCGCCAGCAGGCCGTGCTCGGCACGTCCCATCCGCATACGTACATGACCACCAGCGGTCTCGCGATGGACCTCGGAACCCTCGGCCAGTACGGCAAGGCGATGGAGCTGGCGACCGAGGCGCACGAGGGATTCAGCCAGATCTTCCACGAGTCCCATCCGCGTACGCTCGCGGCCGCCAACAACCTGGCGTTGAATCTGCGCATGGTCGGCCAGTACGCCAAGGCGCGCGAGATCGACCAGGAGGTGTTCGACCGGCGGACCGAGGTGCTCGGCCCGGAGCATCCGTACACCCTCTCCTCGGCCATGAACCTGGCGCGTGACCTGCGCGAGGTCGGACGGTACGAGGACTCCGTCTCGGTGCTCAGCCGTACGTACGACATCTACAAGGAGCAGCTCGGCAGGGCCTTCCCCGGCACGCTGGCGGCGGCCAAGAGCCTCGCCGTGTCGCTGCGCAGGGCCGGCCGGACCGAGGACGCGCGACGGCTGACCACGGCGACGCGCAACCGCTATCGCGCCAAGTACACCTCGGCCAACCCGGACTCGCTCTCCTGCGATCTGAACCTGGCGGCGGACCTTTTCGCGGCCGGGGAGCCGGTGGCGGCGCGCGATCTGGCGCAGGAGGTCGTCGACCAGTACATGAAGGTGCCGGGGGAGCGGCATCCGTACACCCTGGCGGCCCTGAACAACCTCGGCATCTTCCACTGGGGCTGCGGCGCTCCGGAGGCCGCGGAACAACTGCTGGTGAAGGTGTCCAGGACGATGCAGGAGGTCCTCGGGGAAGCGCATCCGCACGCCCTGTACAGCACCATCAACCTCGCCAACGCGCTGGCGGATCTGGGCGGTCTGGAGGAGGCACTGGAGATCGAGCAGCGGACGGTCACCAGGCTGCGGGAGGTGCTGGGATCGCACCACCCCGAGGTGCTGGGCATCGCCTCCAACATGTCCGTCACGCTGGGGCTGCTGGGGCGCAAGGACGAGGCGGCGCATCTGCGGGCGGAGACCGTGGACGAGCTGCAGCGGCTGCTGGGCGAGGAGCACGCGCTGACCCGGATCGCGCGGGACGAGCGCAGGGTGCACCGCGACCTGGAGCCTCTCGCGGTGTGA
- a CDS encoding TIR-like protein FxsC encodes MADSSQRAADHRPYFFLSYAHTPRYGAGGPDPDMWVERLFRDLCGHVMAMTDLPAGAPAGFMDREIRSGEGWSERLGEVLATCRVFVPLFSPRYFASEMCGKEWYAFAQRAIYHHAKSNRPAEAIVPALWVPMPPEQLPGPAERLQFNHRAFGDRYVTDGLYGLIKLRIFAEEYEAAVYELAKRIVSVADTTRVGSGSPVDYRQAPSAFGRPTGGPRPMHVTVAAPTQHDLPEGRAFDYYGKQSQDWNPYHPDSARPLAYVAQDLVRSLNYQPTVSSFDHETPPDISLPPTRPEILLVDRWALEDDERRRRLAAFDAENRPWVSVVVPWNRDDPQSRISEAELVEKLERTMPHQMRQGRAACRAAAKGVLSMEAFGQILPQVAEAAAQEYLRHAEAFPPAVPPGAAPRERPRLRGPMAEYGTTHYVPPTHDIAPDAEDTDDSQS; translated from the coding sequence GTGGCAGATTCATCGCAGAGAGCGGCGGATCATCGGCCGTACTTCTTCTTGAGTTATGCGCATACGCCGCGGTACGGGGCAGGCGGCCCGGATCCCGACATGTGGGTCGAGCGGTTATTCCGTGATCTGTGCGGCCATGTGATGGCCATGACCGATCTGCCGGCCGGCGCGCCCGCGGGGTTCATGGACCGGGAGATCCGCTCGGGGGAGGGCTGGTCGGAGCGGCTGGGTGAAGTACTGGCCACCTGCCGGGTGTTCGTCCCGCTCTTCTCGCCGCGGTACTTCGCCAGCGAGATGTGCGGCAAGGAGTGGTACGCCTTCGCCCAGCGCGCGATCTACCACCATGCCAAGAGCAACCGGCCGGCGGAGGCGATCGTGCCCGCGCTGTGGGTGCCGATGCCGCCGGAGCAACTCCCGGGCCCCGCCGAGCGGTTGCAGTTCAACCACCGCGCCTTCGGTGACCGCTATGTGACCGACGGGCTCTACGGGCTGATCAAACTCCGCATATTCGCCGAGGAGTACGAGGCTGCCGTCTATGAACTCGCCAAACGCATCGTCAGCGTCGCCGACACTACGCGCGTCGGTTCCGGCAGCCCGGTCGACTACCGGCAGGCGCCCAGCGCCTTCGGCAGGCCCACCGGCGGTCCCCGCCCGATGCATGTGACCGTCGCCGCGCCCACCCAGCACGATCTGCCCGAAGGGCGCGCCTTTGACTACTACGGCAAGCAGTCCCAGGACTGGAATCCCTACCACCCGGACTCCGCACGGCCGTTGGCGTATGTCGCCCAGGACCTGGTGCGCTCCCTCAACTACCAGCCGACGGTCTCCTCCTTCGACCATGAGACACCGCCCGACATCAGCCTGCCGCCCACCCGGCCCGAGATACTTCTCGTCGACCGCTGGGCGCTGGAGGACGACGAACGGCGCCGGCGGCTCGCCGCCTTCGACGCGGAGAACCGCCCCTGGGTGAGCGTCGTCGTCCCCTGGAACCGCGACGACCCGCAGAGCCGAATATCGGAGGCCGAGCTGGTCGAGAAGCTGGAACGGACCATGCCGCACCAGATGCGCCAGGGCCGGGCCGCCTGCCGGGCCGCCGCCAAGGGCGTGCTCAGCATGGAGGCCTTCGGCCAGATCCTGCCGCAGGTGGCGGAGGCGGCGGCCCAGGAGTACCTGCGGCACGCCGAGGCCTTCCCGCCGGCGGTGCCGCCCGGCGCGGCGCCCCGCGAACGCCCCCGGCTGCGCGGCCCGATGGCCGAGTACGGCACCACCCACTACGTGCCGCCCACGCATGACATCGCCCCGGATGCGGAGGACACGGATGACAGCCAGTCGTGA